A region from the Pseudomonas sp. P8_229 genome encodes:
- a CDS encoding HlyD family secretion protein: MTDAAPPAPAPAPAQPDPAKKGIRWVLLLIVLSLAWYLLADRYTPYTQQARVGAFVIPVAAEVAGRVIKVNVRNNQDVKAGDILFELDPQPLQIAVDRARADLESTRRQVGASTAGIASAQASLRAAQANELKARQDNQRLEGLYKQDPGTVSVRLLEVSRANREQAVAQVAAARAEVQRAQEQEGGNTDTNAQLRSAAAALAKAELDLANTRIGARSAGLITDLRTDVGQFTAVGSPLMTLIAIHDVWISADLTENNLGRVQPGTPVAIVLDALPGEVLDGRVRSVGYGVSVGQTPAPGTLPSIQNSRDWLRPAQRFPVIIEFTDEAKKRLFDSRAIRAGGQAEVMAFPSEGNLLNPLGRLFVGLMSWLSYAY; encoded by the coding sequence ATGACTGACGCCGCGCCTCCAGCGCCCGCCCCCGCACCGGCTCAGCCTGACCCGGCGAAAAAAGGCATCCGTTGGGTGCTGCTGTTGATCGTGCTGAGTCTGGCCTGGTACCTGTTGGCCGACCGCTACACGCCTTACACCCAGCAGGCGCGGGTCGGCGCGTTCGTGATTCCGGTGGCGGCGGAAGTCGCGGGTCGGGTGATCAAAGTCAACGTGCGCAACAATCAGGACGTCAAGGCTGGCGACATCCTCTTCGAACTCGACCCGCAGCCGCTGCAAATTGCCGTCGACCGCGCCAGGGCGGACCTTGAATCGACCCGCCGTCAAGTCGGCGCCAGCACCGCCGGCATCGCTTCGGCGCAGGCTTCGCTACGCGCCGCGCAGGCCAACGAACTCAAGGCACGCCAGGACAATCAGCGCCTCGAAGGCTTGTACAAACAGGACCCTGGCACGGTCTCGGTGCGCCTGCTGGAAGTGTCGCGCGCCAACCGCGAACAAGCGGTCGCGCAGGTCGCCGCCGCACGCGCCGAAGTGCAACGGGCGCAGGAACAGGAAGGCGGCAACACCGACACCAACGCCCAACTGCGCAGCGCCGCCGCGGCACTGGCCAAGGCCGAACTGGACCTGGCCAACACGCGCATCGGCGCGCGCTCGGCCGGTTTGATCACCGACCTGCGCACCGACGTCGGCCAGTTCACCGCCGTCGGCAGCCCGCTGATGACCCTGATCGCCATTCACGACGTGTGGATCAGCGCCGACCTCACCGAAAACAATCTCGGCCGTGTGCAACCCGGCACCCCGGTGGCGATCGTCCTCGACGCGCTACCCGGCGAAGTGCTCGACGGTCGCGTGCGCAGCGTCGGCTATGGCGTCAGTGTCGGTCAGACCCCAGCGCCCGGCACCCTGCCAAGCATCCAGAACAGCCGCGACTGGCTGCGTCCGGCGCAGCGTTTCCCGGTGATCATCGAGTTCACTGACGAGGCGAAAAAGCGCCTGTTCGACAGCCGTGCGATCCGCGCTGGTGGCCAGGCAGAGGTCATGGCCTTCCCCTCCGAGGGCAATCTGCTCAATCCGTTGGGGCGGCTGTTTGTCGGTCTGATGAGCTGGCTGTCGTATGCCTATTGA
- a CDS encoding DUF2955 domain-containing protein gives MPIERSVPAQRALRLAFGTAFCTAASYGFALPLPFVSPVLAVLLLASLPRPLPLKGALALALVAAFTTSIGLLLVPLLRYYPVSGVLLIGLGLFLVFRFGLRGGNPLIMMFLVIGMTMISAAGFAEFDLAMAVIGALVKGLLLAVAVVGVSHTLFPERPDSPAAPKSPAMPADDVPRVALRATLIVLPTFLLALSDPASYLPIILKAVSLGQQTSTTQTHHAGRELLGSTLLAGVLAVLLWCGLSLFVHLWMFFLWTLLFGLWLARKLYRLSPTQFSPGFWINTLITLLILLGQSVQDSAAGKDVYTAFAVRMGLFILVTLYGTLMMHVLVAHRSGVKA, from the coding sequence ATGCCTATTGAGCGCAGCGTGCCGGCGCAACGGGCGTTGCGCCTGGCGTTCGGCACGGCGTTTTGCACCGCCGCCAGCTATGGTTTCGCGTTGCCGTTGCCATTTGTCTCGCCGGTACTGGCGGTGCTTCTGCTCGCCAGCCTGCCGCGTCCGCTGCCGCTGAAAGGCGCGTTGGCGCTGGCGCTGGTGGCCGCGTTCACCACCAGCATCGGCCTGCTGCTGGTGCCGTTGCTGCGTTACTACCCGGTGAGCGGCGTGTTGCTGATCGGCCTCGGCCTGTTTCTGGTGTTCCGCTTTGGCCTGCGTGGCGGTAATCCATTGATCATGATGTTTCTGGTGATCGGCATGACCATGATTTCCGCCGCCGGATTCGCCGAATTCGATCTGGCAATGGCGGTGATCGGCGCGCTGGTCAAAGGCCTGCTGCTGGCGGTGGCGGTGGTCGGCGTCAGCCACACTTTGTTCCCGGAACGCCCCGACAGCCCTGCTGCCCCGAAATCGCCGGCCATGCCTGCCGATGACGTACCGCGCGTGGCCCTGCGCGCCACGCTGATCGTACTGCCGACCTTTCTGCTGGCTCTGAGCGACCCGGCGAGCTACCTGCCGATCATCCTCAAAGCGGTCAGCCTCGGTCAGCAGACCTCCACCACCCAGACCCACCACGCCGGCCGCGAACTGCTTGGCTCAACGCTCCTGGCCGGCGTACTGGCGGTGCTGCTCTGGTGCGGCTTGAGTCTGTTCGTGCACCTGTGGATGTTCTTTCTGTGGACGCTGCTGTTCGGCCTGTGGCTGGCACGCAAACTCTATCGCCTGAGCCCGACGCAATTCAGCCCGGGCTTCTGGATCAACACCCTGATCACCCTGCTCATCCTGCTCGGCCAATCGGTGCAGGACAGTGCAGCGGGCAAGGACGTGTACACCGCGTTCGCGGTGCGCATGGGATTGTTTATTCTGGTGACGCTGTACGGCACGTTGATGATGCATGTGCTGGTCGCGCACAGGTCCGGCGTCAAGGCGTGA
- a CDS encoding AbrB family transcriptional regulator, with the protein MKSILCLLIAAAVGAALQVSGVPHGLLLGAILVTALVTTRTGFAPATPYGLGYIQVTLGIATGLMFEAWDSATASAMLPSLGVLLLCLTVQIALAGWWLTRGAGWNRTDALLAVYPGALAAVFDLLESEKASSKVIIVHLMRLLLITVLVSFLIPGQASVAVVESGPLSTGMALTVLALIGLSVVLGRLLLVIGVPAPFMLTAILLTAVFVKSGWLHGFHMPDWSLNLAALILGVRIGSRFQGLGVAELGRHGRTALVSVGLMIVVAAVFAEVAARWLGSDALSLWLAYMPGAIETIAIVAFAGGLNVVFILTHHLARMVLLHFAPALLVQVRRVRAES; encoded by the coding sequence ATGAAATCGATTCTGTGTTTGTTGATCGCTGCCGCCGTTGGCGCTGCGTTGCAAGTCAGCGGTGTTCCTCATGGCCTGTTGCTGGGGGCGATTCTCGTCACTGCGCTGGTCACCACGCGAACCGGTTTCGCCCCCGCAACCCCTTATGGGCTGGGCTACATCCAGGTCACGCTGGGCATCGCCACCGGGCTGATGTTCGAGGCGTGGGACAGCGCGACGGCCTCGGCCATGTTGCCAAGCCTCGGCGTTTTGCTGCTGTGTCTGACCGTACAGATCGCTCTGGCTGGATGGTGGCTGACGCGCGGCGCAGGCTGGAACCGCACCGACGCGCTGTTGGCGGTATACCCCGGCGCACTGGCGGCGGTGTTTGATTTGCTGGAGTCGGAAAAGGCCTCGAGCAAGGTCATCATCGTGCACTTGATGCGCTTGCTGTTGATCACCGTGCTGGTGAGCTTTTTGATCCCCGGGCAGGCGTCGGTGGCAGTGGTTGAAAGCGGTCCGTTGAGCACGGGCATGGCGTTGACCGTGCTGGCGCTGATCGGCTTGAGTGTGGTGCTCGGGCGCTTGTTGCTGGTGATTGGCGTGCCGGCGCCGTTCATGTTGACGGCGATTCTGCTGACTGCGGTGTTTGTGAAGTCGGGATGGCTGCACGGTTTTCATATGCCGGACTGGAGCCTGAATCTGGCGGCGCTGATTCTCGGCGTACGGATCGGTTCGCGCTTTCAGGGCCTGGGCGTTGCGGAGCTGGGGCGGCATGGTCGTACGGCGCTGGTGTCGGTGGGGTTGATGATCGTGGTCGCGGCGGTGTTCGCCGAAGTGGCGGCGCGGTGGTTGGGCAGTGATGCTTTGTCGCTGTGGCTGGCGTACATGCCGGGCGCGATCGAGACGATTGCGATTGTCGCCTTCGCCGGCGGGCTGAACGTGGTGTTTATCCTCACGCATCATCTGGCGCGGATGGTGTTGCTGCACTTTGCGCCGGCGTTGTTGGTGCAGGTACGGCGGGTGCGGGCGGAAAGCTGA
- a CDS encoding HD domain-containing protein — protein sequence MPQTLERAIALAATAHAGQVDKGGAPYILHPLKVMLRMNTLEERIVAVLHDVVEDCGISLEDLRNEGFSEDVLSAIESVTKVPGESYEDFVERAAQNPIGRVVKLADLEENSDLSRIASPSWEDLERIEKYRRAIGRLRA from the coding sequence ATGCCCCAGACACTCGAACGCGCCATCGCCCTCGCTGCCACCGCGCACGCCGGGCAGGTGGACAAGGGCGGTGCGCCGTACATTCTGCATCCGCTGAAAGTCATGTTGCGCATGAACACACTGGAAGAACGCATCGTCGCCGTACTGCACGATGTAGTCGAGGATTGCGGTATCAGCCTCGAAGATCTGCGCAATGAAGGCTTCAGCGAAGACGTCCTGTCAGCCATCGAATCGGTGACCAAAGTGCCGGGCGAATCCTACGAGGATTTCGTCGAGCGTGCGGCGCAGAACCCGATTGGCCGGGTGGTGAAACTGGCGGATCTGGAAGAGAACAGCGACCTGTCGCGGATTGCCTCGCCAAGTTGGGAGGATCTGGAGCGGATCGAAAAATATCGGCGGGCGATTGGACGGTTGCGCGCGTAA
- a CDS encoding cupin domain-containing protein, which yields MDTGSRLKLVRESYKLSQRELARRSGVTNATISLIEQNRVSPSVSSLKKLLEGIPMSLADFFTFDQPPREHQYVFRANEQPDLGRHGLRLLLIGASVPSRQMRLLREQYAPGASSGEEPIVHAEGEECGLVTRGTVELTVDGSVSVLNAGDGYYFPTTLPHKFRNIGADEAEIISANTPANF from the coding sequence ATGGATACGGGTTCTCGACTCAAACTAGTACGCGAAAGCTACAAACTCTCCCAGCGCGAGCTGGCCCGGCGTAGCGGCGTGACCAATGCCACCATCTCCCTGATCGAACAGAATCGTGTCAGCCCTTCCGTCAGCTCGCTGAAAAAGCTGCTCGAAGGCATCCCGATGTCCCTGGCCGACTTCTTCACCTTCGACCAGCCCCCGCGCGAACACCAATACGTCTTCCGCGCCAATGAACAGCCAGACCTCGGCCGCCATGGCCTGCGTTTGCTGCTGATCGGCGCCTCCGTGCCGAGCCGCCAGATGCGCCTGCTGCGTGAGCAATACGCGCCGGGCGCAAGCTCCGGCGAAGAGCCGATTGTGCATGCGGAAGGCGAGGAGTGTGGGCTGGTGACGCGTGGCACTGTGGAGTTGACCGTGGATGGGTCGGTGAGTGTGTTGAATGCGGGGGATGGGTATTACTTTCCGACCACGCTGCCGCATAAGTTCCGGAATATCGGGGCGGATGAGGCTGAGATTATTAGTGCGAATACGCCGGCGAATTTTTGA
- a CDS encoding FAD-binding oxidoreductase, with protein MKQQHVNSYYAATRNEVIDFPVLQESVECDVCIIGAGYTGLSSALFLTEAGYKVTVLEAAKVGYGASGRNGGQLVNSYSRDVDVIEERYGDKTAEILGSMIFEGADIIRSRIKEYDIKCDYRPGGIFAAMNKKQLNGLAEQKRSWERYGNKNLKMLDAADIRREVGSDAYVGGMLDMQGGHVHPLNLALGEAAAIVRLGGKIYEQSAAVEIKYGEPNVVRTAKGQVRAKYLLIAGNAYLPQGLDNRVTAKSMPCGSQIVVTEPLTEKQARSLITNNYCVEDCNYLLDYYRLTADNRLLYGGGVVYGAREPDDIEQLIRPKILKTFPQLKDVKIDYRWTGNFLLTMSRMPQFGRIEKNAYYMQGYSGHGVTCSHLAGKLISEMIRGDAERFDAFASLPHMPMIGGRTFSAPLTALGAVYYSLRDRFGI; from the coding sequence ATGAAGCAACAACACGTCAACAGCTACTACGCCGCCACTCGCAACGAAGTCATCGACTTCCCGGTTCTTCAAGAGTCGGTCGAGTGCGACGTCTGCATCATCGGCGCCGGCTACACCGGCCTGTCCTCGGCGCTGTTCCTGACTGAAGCCGGTTACAAAGTGACCGTGCTCGAAGCGGCGAAAGTCGGCTACGGCGCCAGCGGTCGCAATGGCGGGCAACTGGTCAACTCCTACAGCCGCGACGTCGATGTGATCGAAGAGCGCTACGGCGACAAGACTGCAGAAATCCTCGGCAGCATGATCTTCGAAGGTGCCGACATCATCCGTTCGCGCATCAAGGAATACGACATCAAATGCGACTACCGCCCGGGCGGCATCTTCGCAGCGATGAACAAGAAACAACTCAATGGTCTCGCCGAGCAAAAGCGCAGTTGGGAGCGTTACGGCAACAAGAACCTGAAGATGCTCGACGCTGCTGATATCCGTCGCGAAGTCGGCTCCGATGCCTACGTTGGCGGCATGCTGGACATGCAGGGCGGCCACGTTCATCCGCTGAACCTGGCCCTCGGTGAAGCCGCGGCCATCGTGCGTCTGGGCGGCAAGATCTACGAGCAGTCGGCTGCCGTGGAAATCAAATACGGCGAGCCCAACGTCGTGCGCACGGCCAAAGGCCAGGTGCGCGCCAAGTACCTGCTGATCGCCGGCAACGCCTACCTGCCGCAAGGCCTGGACAACCGCGTGACCGCGAAAAGCATGCCGTGCGGCTCGCAGATCGTCGTCACCGAACCGTTGACCGAGAAACAGGCGCGCAGCCTGATCACCAACAACTACTGTGTCGAAGACTGCAACTACCTGTTGGATTACTACCGTCTCACCGCTGACAACCGTCTGCTGTACGGCGGCGGCGTGGTCTATGGCGCTCGTGAACCGGACGACATCGAACAACTGATCCGCCCGAAGATCCTCAAGACTTTTCCGCAGCTCAAGGACGTGAAAATCGACTACCGCTGGACCGGCAACTTCCTGCTGACCATGTCACGCATGCCGCAATTCGGCCGCATCGAGAAAAACGCCTACTACATGCAGGGCTACAGCGGCCACGGCGTCACGTGCTCGCACCTGGCCGGCAAACTGATCTCGGAAATGATCCGCGGCGACGCTGAACGCTTCGATGCCTTCGCCTCCCTGCCGCACATGCCAATGATCGGCGGTCGCACCTTTTCTGCCCCATTGACCGCCCTCGGTGCCGTCTACTATTCGCTGCGCGACCGTTTCGGCATCTAA
- a CDS encoding aldehyde dehydrogenase: protein MTTTRNDWEQRFQSLTIESRAFINGEYRPAISGATFECLSPVDGRFLASVASTDEADANLAVEVARQSFESGVWAHKAPAERKRILIRFADLILQHQEELALLETLDMGKPISDSMSIDIPATANAIRWSAEAIDKIYDEVAATPHDQLGLVTREPSGVVAAIVPWNFPLIMASWKFAPALAAGNSFILKPSEKSPLTAIRIARLALDAGIPKGVFNVLPGFGHTVGKALALHMDVDVLAFTGSTAIAKQLMIYAGQSNMKRVWLEAGGKSPNVVFADAPDLRAAAQAAAGAIAFNQGEVCTAGSRLLVERSIREQFIPLLVEALQAWKPGHALDPATTVGAVVDQRQLDNVLRYISIGREQGAELIAGGQRTLEETGGLYVQPALFDGVTNAMTIAREEIFGPVLSLITFDTVEEALQIANDSIFGLAAGVWTSNLSKAHTFARGLRAGSVWVNQYDGGDMTAPFGGFKQSGNGRDKSLHAFDKYTELKATWIKL, encoded by the coding sequence ATGACAACGACCCGCAACGACTGGGAACAACGCTTCCAGTCCCTGACCATCGAATCCCGCGCGTTCATCAATGGTGAATATCGCCCGGCGATCAGCGGCGCCACCTTCGAATGCCTCAGCCCCGTCGACGGCCGTTTCCTCGCCTCCGTGGCCAGCACCGATGAAGCCGACGCCAACCTCGCCGTCGAAGTCGCACGCCAGTCCTTTGAATCCGGCGTGTGGGCGCACAAGGCCCCGGCCGAGCGCAAGCGCATCCTGATCCGCTTCGCCGATCTGATCCTGCAACACCAGGAAGAACTGGCGCTGCTGGAAACCCTCGATATGGGCAAACCGATCAGCGACTCGATGAGCATCGACATCCCGGCGACCGCCAACGCGATCCGCTGGAGCGCCGAGGCCATAGACAAGATCTACGACGAAGTCGCCGCCACGCCGCACGACCAACTCGGTCTGGTGACCCGCGAACCGTCCGGTGTGGTCGCCGCGATCGTGCCGTGGAATTTCCCGCTGATCATGGCCAGCTGGAAGTTCGCTCCAGCCCTGGCGGCGGGCAACTCATTCATTCTGAAACCTTCGGAAAAGTCGCCGCTGACCGCGATCCGCATCGCCCGGTTGGCGCTGGACGCCGGCATTCCGAAAGGCGTATTCAACGTTCTGCCAGGTTTCGGTCACACCGTTGGCAAGGCGCTGGCGCTGCATATGGATGTCGACGTGCTGGCCTTCACCGGCTCCACGGCGATTGCCAAGCAACTGATGATTTATGCCGGCCAAAGCAACATGAAACGCGTTTGGCTCGAAGCCGGCGGCAAGAGTCCCAACGTGGTGTTTGCCGACGCACCGGATTTGCGTGCGGCAGCACAAGCGGCGGCCGGCGCCATCGCGTTCAACCAGGGTGAAGTCTGCACCGCCGGTTCGCGTCTGCTGGTCGAGCGTTCGATCCGCGAGCAATTCATTCCGCTGCTGGTCGAAGCGCTGCAAGCGTGGAAACCGGGGCATGCCCTCGACCCGGCCACCACCGTCGGCGCCGTGGTCGATCAGCGTCAACTGGACAACGTGCTGCGCTACATCAGCATCGGTCGCGAGCAGGGCGCCGAACTGATTGCCGGCGGCCAACGCACCCTTGAAGAAACCGGCGGCCTGTACGTGCAACCGGCGCTGTTCGACGGCGTGACCAACGCGATGACCATCGCCCGCGAAGAAATCTTCGGCCCGGTGCTGTCGCTGATCACCTTCGACACCGTTGAAGAAGCGCTGCAGATCGCCAACGACAGCATCTTCGGCCTCGCCGCCGGCGTCTGGACCAGCAACCTGAGCAAGGCGCACACCTTCGCCCGTGGCCTGCGTGCCGGCAGCGTGTGGGTCAACCAGTACGACGGCGGCGACATGACTGCGCCGTTCGGTGGCTTTAAACAGTCGGGCAACGGTCGCGACAAATCGCTGCACGCGTTCGACAAGTACACCGAGCTGAAAGCGACCTGGATCAAGCTCTGA
- a CDS encoding glutamine synthetase family protein, with protein sequence MSVPLRAVQLNEANAFLKKHPEVLYVDLLIADMNGVVRGKRIERTSLHKVYEKGINLPASLFALDINGSTVESTGLGLDIGDADRICYPIPGTLSIEPWQKRPTAQLLMTMHEIEGEPFFADPREVLANVVRKFDELGLTICAAFELEFYLIDQDNVNGRPQSPRSPVSGKRPVSTQVYLIDDLDEYVDCLQDILEGAKEQGIPADAIVKESAPAQFEVNLHHVSDPIKACDYAVLLKRLVKNIAYDHEMDTTFMAKPYPGQAGNGLHVHISILDKEGNNIFASEDPEQNAALRHAIGGVLETLPAQMAFLCPNVNSYRRFGAQFYVPNSPSWGIDNRTVAVRVPTGSADAVRIEHRVAGADANPYLLMASVLAGIHHGLTNQIEPGSPVEGNSYEQNEQSLPNNLRDALRELDDSEVMARYIDPMYIDVFVACKESELAEFENSISDLEYNWYLHTV encoded by the coding sequence ATGTCGGTCCCTCTGCGTGCCGTTCAACTCAACGAAGCAAACGCATTCCTTAAGAAACATCCTGAGGTTTTGTACGTCGACCTTCTGATTGCAGACATGAACGGTGTGGTGCGCGGCAAGCGCATCGAGCGCACCAGTCTTCACAAGGTTTACGAGAAAGGCATCAACCTGCCGGCCTCTCTCTTCGCGCTGGACATCAATGGTTCTACGGTGGAAAGCACCGGTCTGGGTCTGGACATCGGCGACGCCGACCGCATCTGCTACCCGATCCCGGGCACCCTGAGCATCGAGCCGTGGCAGAAGCGCCCAACCGCACAACTCTTGATGACCATGCACGAGATCGAAGGCGAGCCGTTCTTCGCCGATCCGCGTGAAGTGCTGGCCAACGTCGTGCGCAAGTTCGACGAACTGGGTCTGACCATCTGCGCGGCGTTCGAACTGGAGTTCTATTTGATCGACCAGGACAACGTGAACGGCCGTCCGCAGTCGCCACGTTCGCCGGTGTCCGGCAAGCGTCCGGTGTCGACTCAGGTGTACCTGATCGACGATCTCGACGAATACGTCGACTGTCTGCAAGACATCCTCGAAGGTGCGAAAGAGCAGGGCATCCCGGCTGACGCCATCGTCAAGGAAAGCGCCCCGGCGCAGTTCGAAGTCAACCTGCATCACGTCTCCGACCCGATCAAGGCGTGCGACTACGCGGTCCTGCTCAAGCGTCTGGTGAAGAACATCGCCTACGACCACGAGATGGACACCACCTTCATGGCCAAGCCGTATCCGGGCCAGGCGGGCAACGGTCTGCACGTGCACATTTCGATCCTGGACAAAGAAGGCAACAACATCTTCGCCAGCGAGGATCCCGAGCAGAACGCCGCGCTGCGACACGCGATCGGCGGTGTGCTGGAGACCCTGCCTGCGCAAATGGCCTTCCTCTGCCCGAACGTCAACTCGTACCGCCGCTTCGGCGCGCAGTTCTACGTGCCGAACTCGCCGAGCTGGGGCATCGACAACCGTACCGTGGCGGTACGTGTGCCGACCGGTTCGGCCGACGCCGTGCGTATCGAGCACCGTGTGGCAGGTGCCGACGCCAACCCGTACCTGCTGATGGCTTCGGTGCTGGCCGGTATTCACCACGGCCTGACCAACCAGATCGAGCCGGGCTCGCCAGTCGAAGGCAACAGCTACGAGCAGAACGAACAGAGCCTGCCGAACAACTTGCGTGATGCCTTGCGCGAGCTGGACGACAGCGAAGTCATGGCCCGCTACATCGACCCGATGTACATCGATGTATTTGTCGCTTGTAAAGAAAGCGAACTGGCCGAGTTCGAGAACTCGATCTCTGACCTTGAGTACAACTGGTATCTGCATACGGTCTGA
- a CDS encoding gamma-glutamyl-gamma-aminobutyrate hydrolase family protein, which produces MAFKPLIGVTACVKQIGLHPYHISGDKYVRAVSVAALGLPVVIPSLGKLTEIEDLLGQLDGLLLTGSPSNVEPFHYQGPASAPGTDHDPARDATTLPLLRAAIAAGVPVLGICRGFQEMNVGFGGSLHQKVHELPGMLDHREADSPDLAVQYAPAHAVTVLAGGVFEALELPGEFQVNSIHSQGIDRLAPGLRAEAVAPDGLIEAVSVEHSPTFALGVQWHPEWQVLDNPNYLRIFQAFGEACRQRAARRNQR; this is translated from the coding sequence ATGGCATTCAAGCCATTGATCGGCGTTACTGCGTGCGTCAAACAGATTGGCCTGCACCCCTATCACATCAGCGGCGACAAATACGTTCGCGCTGTCAGCGTTGCGGCGCTGGGGTTGCCGGTGGTCATTCCTTCCCTTGGCAAACTGACTGAAATCGAAGACCTGCTCGGTCAACTCGACGGTCTGTTGCTGACCGGCTCGCCCTCGAATGTGGAACCCTTCCACTATCAAGGCCCGGCCAGCGCCCCCGGCACGGATCACGATCCGGCACGAGACGCCACTACCCTTCCTCTATTGCGTGCAGCCATTGCGGCGGGCGTTCCGGTGCTCGGCATCTGCCGTGGTTTCCAGGAAATGAACGTGGGCTTCGGCGGCAGCCTGCATCAGAAGGTGCACGAGCTGCCGGGCATGCTCGATCACCGCGAAGCCGACAGTCCGGACCTGGCCGTGCAGTACGCACCGGCGCATGCCGTCACCGTGCTGGCAGGTGGCGTGTTCGAAGCGCTGGAGTTGCCGGGCGAATTCCAGGTCAACTCGATCCACAGTCAGGGCATCGACCGCCTCGCTCCCGGCCTGCGTGCCGAAGCCGTGGCGCCGGATGGCCTGATCGAGGCGGTCTCGGTCGAACACAGCCCGACTTTTGCCCTCGGCGTGCAATGGCACCCGGAATGGCAGGTGCTGGACAACCCGAACTACCTGCGGATTTTCCAGGCGTTCGGCGAAGCCTGCCGGCAACGGGCGGCGCGACGCAACCAGCGCTGA
- a CDS encoding ABC transporter ATP-binding protein, producing MANASSTYRKALEGHQQPKKVLVKVDRVTKKFDETTAVDDVSLEIHQGEIFALLGGSGSGKSTLLRMLAGFERPTEGRILLDGVDITDMPPYERPINMMFQSYALFPHMTVAQNIAFGLKQDRLPASEIDARVDEMLRLVHMTQYAKRKPHQLSGGQRQRVALARSLAKRPKLLLLDEPMGALDKKLRSQMQLELVQIIERVGVTCVMVTHDQEEAMTMAERIAIMHLGWIAQIGSPVDIYEAPVSRMVCEFIGNVNAFDGTVVEDLEGHAIIHSPDLQQKIYVGHGVSTSVQDKSITYAIRPEKMLVSTLKPETRYNWSEGKVHDIAYLGGHSVFYVELPGGKIVQSFMANAERRGARPTWDDKVYVWWEDDSGVVLRS from the coding sequence ATGGCAAACGCCTCCAGCACTTACCGGAAGGCACTTGAAGGCCATCAGCAACCGAAAAAGGTTCTGGTGAAAGTCGATCGTGTCACCAAGAAGTTCGACGAAACCACGGCAGTGGATGATGTGTCCCTGGAGATCCATCAGGGCGAAATCTTTGCCCTGCTCGGCGGCTCCGGTTCGGGCAAATCGACCCTGCTGCGCATGCTCGCCGGTTTCGAGCGCCCGACTGAAGGGCGGATTCTGCTCGACGGCGTGGACATCACCGACATGCCGCCGTACGAGCGGCCGATCAACATGATGTTCCAGTCCTACGCGCTGTTCCCGCACATGACGGTGGCGCAGAACATTGCCTTCGGCCTCAAGCAGGACCGTTTGCCGGCCAGCGAAATCGACGCCCGCGTCGATGAAATGCTGCGCCTTGTACACATGACCCAATACGCCAAACGCAAACCGCACCAGTTGTCCGGCGGCCAGCGTCAGCGCGTCGCCCTCGCCCGCTCCCTGGCCAAGCGTCCGAAGCTGCTGTTGCTCGACGAACCGATGGGCGCACTGGATAAAAAGCTGCGTTCGCAGATGCAACTGGAGCTGGTGCAGATCATCGAGCGCGTCGGCGTGACCTGCGTGATGGTGACCCACGACCAGGAAGAGGCCATGACCATGGCCGAGCGCATCGCGATCATGCACCTGGGCTGGATCGCGCAGATCGGCAGCCCGGTGGACATCTATGAAGCGCCGGTCAGCCGCATGGTCTGCGAATTCATCGGCAACGTGAACGCCTTCGACGGCACCGTGGTGGAAGACCTTGAAGGTCACGCGATCATTCACAGCCCGGACTTGCAGCAGAAGATCTACGTCGGCCACGGCGTCAGCACCTCGGTGCAGGACAAGTCGATCACCTACGCGATCCGCCCGGAAAAAATGCTCGTCAGCACCCTCAAGCCAGAGACCCGCTACAACTGGTCCGAAGGCAAAGTGCATGACATCGCCTACCTCGGCGGCCACTCGGTGTTCTACGTCGAGCTGCCTGGCGGCAAGATCGTCCAGTCGTTCATGGCCAACGCCGAACGCCGTGGCGCGCGTCCGACCTGGGACGACAAGGTTTACGTGTGGTGGGAAGACGACAGCGGCGTGGTACTGCGCTCATGA